The following nucleotide sequence is from Paenibacillus andongensis.
AAATTACATTAATTTTTTCACAACTTGTCCAAGTAAATGCATGTGCATTTAAAACAAAAGAGAGCAGCCGTAGCTGCTCTCCAAATGACATTCGTTTAGTTTTGCATCACGAAATCTTTATCAATAACGAGCGACTCATCGTCAAACACTCGCAATGTTTGATACTTCGTATTGCGCTGTGCTGGAATTTTCCCTGCTTCGCGAATGATTTGCAGCGTGGAGTTAACGTTGACCTTGTGTGTCGTACCCGCCGCGGAGACCACGTTCTCCTCAATCATCGTACTTCCAAAGTCGTTACAGCCATAGCTTAGCGTTTGCTTGCCCACTTCAGGTCCCATCGTCACCCACGACGATTGGAAGTTAGGAATGTTATCCAGCATAATTCGGCTAATAGCCAACGTCTTCAAATACTCTTCAGGCGTGACTTTCTCAGCCTTCATGTTCGTATTATCCGGTTGGAATGTCCACGGAATAAAAGCGAGGAAGCCTGGTGTATTGAGCTTCTGGAACAGGACATCATCTTGCGCATCACGGATACGCAGCATATGAAGCGCACGTTCTTCCATGGATTCGCCAAAACCGATAACCATAGTACCTGTCGTATGCATTCCAATTTTATGAGCGGTTTGCATAACGTCCATCCAATCGCGCCATGAACCTTTTAGCTTACTAATTTTGCGTCTAGTGCGATCATCTAGAATTTCTGCACCGCCACCTGGCAAAGAATCGAGTCCAGCTTCGTGCAATTGACGAACGACTTCCTCGAGAGATAAACCGTCCGAAACATCCTTCATTTTCATAATTTCAGCCGGTGAGAAAGAATGCATTGTAATGTCAAAACGTTTCTTAATTTCTCTAAGGATATTCGTGTAATAGCTGAATGGAAGATTCGGATTCGTGCCGCCCTGCATAAGGATTTCGGTCCCATCTACATCCAGCGTCTCTTGGATCTTCTGGAAGATGGTTTCATCCGGCAATACATAACCTTCTGATGAACCCGGTGGACGGTAAAACGCACAAAATCTGCAATAAACGTCACAAATATTCGTATAGTTAATATTCCGCCCAATGACGAATGTCGTTATGGGATCGGGATGCCATTTCTTCATTATCTGATTGGCGGTGTCGCCAATCTTCTCTATTTGATCGGATTCGAACAGCGTAATACATTCCTCTACATCAATTCGTCCGCCTGACTGTGCTTTATTTAAGATGCGATCAATCGGTTTCATAGCTACTCACTCCTTTACTTTCTGAAAGCTTGTATCCACTCATCGTACCATATTCATGCCAAAAAAGCAGCAATATGCTGCTTTTACCAAGGTGTATGCCATTTGAAATATGACTAATTTTCGAATTCATGGAGGTCTAACCGCGAAGGGCTTGTTCCAAATCTTCAATAATGTCTTCGATATCTTCAAGCCCTACCGAATAGCGCACAAGACCGTCCGTAATGCCGCGCAGTAAGCGAACTTCCTTCGGCATCGAGGCATGTGACATCATAGCCGGATAGGATAAGATACTCTCCACTGCGCCCAAGCTTACCGCAACAAGTGGAATACGTACTTTGCTTAATAGCTTTTTCGCTTTCTCGCCGGATCCAACATCGAACGAAACAACCGCTCCATAGCCTAAAGACTGCTTTTCATGAGCTTCTCTACGAGGGTGGTTTGGAAGTCCAGGGTAGTAAACAACATCAATATCAGGCTGCTCTGAAAGCCAATTTGCCAATCTACGGGCACTAGTTTCGGACATTTCCATACGAGCTCGCAAGGTCTTCATCCCACGGATCAACAGCCAAGAATCTTGAATGCCGAGCACATTCCCCATGCCATTCTGGATTTGTTTCATTCTGCGACCTAAATTGTCATTAGCAACTACAGCTAGCCCAGCAAGAACGTCACTGTGTCCGCCGAGGAACTTTGTTGCGCTATGCAGCACAATATCGATACCCAGCTCGATTGGCCGCTGATGGTAAGGGGTCATGAACGTATTATCCAGCATCGTAAGCAAATCGTGCTCTTTAGCAAAAGTAGCAACTTCGGCGATGTCTGTAATTCGGAGTGTCGGATTCGAAGGTGTCTCGATAAATACGGCTCTTGTGTTAGATCGCAGCGCTGCACGTACTTGGCTTATATCGGTCATATCAACGAATGTTGACTCAACACCCATACGATTCATAATCGTTGTCAGCAGGCGATAAGTACCACCATAAACATCTTCGGTACAAATAACATGATCACCCTGCGACAACAGCATGAAAGCTGATGAAATAGCCGCCATACCTGAGGCGAAAGCGAAGCCGCGTGTACCGCCTTCGAGTAATGCAATGTAGTCTTCCAAAGCTTGTCGGGTTGGATTACCAGAACGCGTATAGTCATACTCTGGCGAGACTTCTAAGTCGGCTTGATGAAAGGTCGAGGCTTGATACAGAGGCACACTGGATGCCCCTGTCGCTTCATCGATCTCTCCACCGAAATGAATGAGCTTCGTTGCGAATTTGCCATGCGGCTTACGTTTATCATCTTGTGGATGGCTCATTACAGCGAATCTCCTTCCAATTCGGCTTGCGCCTTGCTGAGGGCATTCGAAAGATCCGCGATCAGATCATCAATATGCTCGATGCCAACAGAGAAGCGTAAAAGACGGTCATCTACACCGATTTGTTGACGAATTTCGAGTGGAATATCTGCATGTGTTTGCACAGCCGGATAGGTCATAAGTGATTCGACACCGCCTAAGCTTTCCGCGAAAGCAATGAGCTGGATGTGACGAAGAATCGGTTCAATCAGTCTCGCATCCGTTACTTTAAAAGAGAAAATGCCCGTGTTTCCACTCGACTGCTTATTTTGAATTTCATAACCAGGGTGTGTTTCAAGTGCTGGGTAGTAAACTTCACCGATCAGCGGGTGTTCCAATAAGAACTTCGCGATGGCCGTTGCATTCTGCTCATGACGCTCCATACGAAGCGCAAGCGTCTTCATTCCCCTCATAAGGAGCCAGCTATCTTGCGGTCCAAGCACAGCACCAATGGAATTGTGCAGGAAAGCCATCTGCTCTGAGAGTTCTTTGCCCTTGGTCACGATGAGACCAGCGAGTACGTCATTATGACCGCCGAGGTACTTGGTTGCGCTATGAATGACGATATCAGCACCAAGCTCAATAGGGCGTTGAAGATATGGTGTTAACAACGTGTTATCGACAATTGATACGATACCCTTCTTACGAGCCCATGTACACACAAGTTCAAGGTCTGTAATCATCATCAGCGGATTCGTCGGTGTCTCAATGACAAGCCCTTTGGTATTCGGCTGGTACGCCGCTTCCAGCCCATCTAAATCATTCGTATCAACATACGTAGCGGTCACACCGAAGCGCGACATGATTTTCTCAAGCAGACGATACGTACCGCCATATAAATCCAAGGAAACAATCAGATGATCTCCTTGGCTGAAATAAGCGAATATGGTTTGCAGCGCAGCCATTCCTGAGGAACAAGCAAAGCCTGCATCTCCTGACTCTAGTTGAGCAATAGCATCCTCGAGCACCTTGCGAGTCGGGCTTTTGGTACGTGCATAGTCGAATCCTGTACTTTGCCCAAGCTTCGGATGACGGAAAGCAGTAGCTTGGTAGACTGGGAAGCTGATAGCTCCAGTAACGGGTTCTTGAATAGAGCCAATTTGGGCGAGACGACTTTCGATTTTCAACAAAGGGAGTTCCTCCTTAAGGGTATATGGGTTCGAATTACAATTGCGAGCTTGCCAAGCTTTCGTTGATGTTCGTGTTCAGTTCAAAAGGCGTTTCTTGATAGACATAGTAATTCAACCAATTGGAGAAAAGCAGGTTCGCATGAGCTCTCCAAGTATTATAAGGCTGTCTGCTCGGATCATTATTCGGGTAATAATTTTTAGGAATATCGATGGAAAGCCCTTTACTGACATCCCGATCGTATTCCCATTTCAATGAACAAGCATCATATTCCGAATGTCCGGTTACGAAAATATGCTTTCCATCTCGCGTTGCGGCGATATAAACACCGGATTCTTCAGATTCCGATAAAATCTCCAAATCCGGACATTGCTCAATGTCTTCACGACGAATATCCGTATGACGCGACTGCGGTACATAAAAGACTTCATCAAAGCCGCGCAGCAGCTTTGTATTCGGTACCTGAACGGTATGAGGAAATACACCGAACATCTTAGTATCGAGCGCAAACTTTCGCACACCGAAATGATGATATAAGCCCGCTTGAGCTGCCCAGCAAATATGCAGAGTAGAAGTGACGTTATGCTTACTCCAATTCAGGATTTGCGTCAATTCCTCCCAGTAATTCACATCTTCAAACTCCATCTGTTCAACAGGAGCCCCCGTGATAATCATACCATCCAGCTTTTCATCTTTAATATCGTCAAATGTTTTATAAAACATTTCCAAATGCTCAACGGAAGTGTTCTTAGAAGTATGAGTTTTAGGATGCAGAAGCACGAATTCCACCTGCAATGGCGTATTCCCGATTAAGCGCAACAGCTGCGTCTCCGTCGTTTCTTTCGTTGGCATCAAATTCAATAATGCAATTCGAAGTGGACGTATATCCTGGTGATACGCGACAGATTCGTCCATGGTGAAGATGTTCTCTTGGTTTAAAATTTCTTTGGCAGGCAGGTTGTCAGGAATCTTGATCGGCATCCTGTTCACTCCTCTTCATAAGTTTTAAATGGGTATTAAACGCAAAAATGACCTTCTCTGGAATCAGAGAAAGGCCATGGAAAATCAAAGTCAATGTCCTTCTCTTATCTCCCAGATTCGCTTTAATCAGCGTTTCCGCAAGAATTAGCACCGTGCATCCCTTTGCTTGCAAAGGTTTGTCGGTTGCCGGGTGTCATAGGGCTAGTCCCTCCACCTACTCTTGATAAGAAAATGTAACGTATGCGATTAAAATTATCATACTATAAATTCAACCAAAGTCAAGGCATGAAATGATTGTCTAGAGAAGTTAGAGCAAAGAAATTGCATCGGTCTGTCCACTTACAATAAAATCGATACAAAATGTATCAAACTAATATGTTTAAGCAATCATAAAAACGGGTTATATGATATTAAACCATTAAAACAATCATATACATAACAACATTCTATTGATAAACCATGAAAAGAGGTCACCTATGTCAACCCAAACGATCGACAGCTTCTCCGCTTTTGCTTCATTGAATCGCTTTTTCGCCCTCATTGAAACCACAAAACCAACCATACAACAAGCTGAGGATGCCGCAGCCCTGTTATGCCGTATCTACGGTGCTAACAGTGAAGAAGAACTGCTGCAGCGTGGTGATCCTGAATTAATTGAGATTTACAAAGAAATTAAAAACAAAATTTTGAAAGCCGCCATGTAGTCATGGTGGCTATTTTTTTGACACCGCCTCCGTGTTATTTCCATACATTATCTAAACGACACTTTACCCAATTTCTGCAAACTTTTATGGCTTGAAACGTAATATATGAAGGGTTATACTAGACAAGTATTCGACACGGACGAAAAAGGAGGGCATACGTTTGGACGGAGAACCGAGGAGTAGAACCTGCAAGGATCTTGAACAATTTAATAGTGTAGGAATGCAGTCGGTTATTCCTTCATCCGGAGCCTTGCTCTAACTGATGAACTAACCGACTGATTCCATTCAAAGGGGTGGATCAGATGAAAACACGGTGGGTTCAGAATGGCATTTTTACGTTGGTTGATGACGTGACTGTCGCCCTAACACCTCCAGAAAGAGGCTTTTATTGGATTGATGCAGGGGTAGAGGACTTAGAGATCCTTCAACCTTTGTTCCATCTTCATGATTTGGCCGTGGAGGATTGCTTAAGCGAAGAGGAACAACGTCCCAAAATTGAGTTCTACGATTCGCATTATTTTATCGTTATTAATAGTATTCGATTTGATGATGAAGAAATTTTCCTTCGCGCACTTAATCTATTTCTAAGCAAACATGTCATTATTACCGTTACTAGACAAAAAATTAATGAACTTCGAGCTTTGAAACCTTTTCTCTGGGAAGAGGAAGTAAACAGCGCTGATCGTTTTCTATACCATCTGGTCGATCTTGTCGTCGATAATTATGTGGCGGTCGGTGACCGTATCGAGGCCAAGATTGAAAAGCTGGAAGAAGATATCTTGGTAGCAACGAAGAAGTCGCATTTGAATGAAATTATCGGTCTTCGTTCAGAGATTCTATGGCTCAAAAAAGTGCTAGTTCCTCAGCGCGATGTGATTGGAACACTTGGCAAGAAAGAGCTTAGACTGATCGACCATCAGCTGCAAAAATATTTCGGAGACATTTATGAAAATGCCGTAAAGATCGTGGATACGTTTGATACGCTGCGCGATCTCATGGGCAACTTACGAGAAGCCTATCAGTCTAGCGTCGCTAACCGAGCGAATGAGATCATGCGTGTTTTCACAGCAACTTCGACGATCTTCATGCCTTTGACATTCATTACCGGCGTGTTCGGGATGAATTTTGATAACATTCTCGGTCTTCATGTGGCTCATGGCGATGAAATTGTATTGGCGTTCATGGGTGCATTGGGCATAGGCATGTATGTATTATTTCGGAAAAAAGAATGGCTATAGATACCTTATGAAAGTGGAAATTTCAAGGGCTTCTTGAAGCAGTAATGCTATCAAGGAGCCCTTTTTGTGTTGTTTAAATGAGCTTAATTTTAACGAATTTCCGTTTCCCCACCTGAATAATATCCCCATCCTGTGGGGTTATTTGTTCATGTATATGCGTGATCTTCTTTTCATTGATTTTCACTGCCCCTTGTTCCACACTGCGTCTTGCTTCCCCGTTGGAAGCTTGCAGTTCTAGTAAAACGAGAAGCTTGATGATGGTGATTTTGCCTTCTTCCAGCTGGCTGATGTTTAGCGTCATTTCTTCGATGTCTTCGGGCAAAGCTCTCTTTTGGAAAACGGTGATGAAATGCTGCTCTGCCTCTTCTGCCGCCTGCGCACCATGATACATCTGCACATATTCCTTAGCCAGCTTCATCTTGGCATCCCTCGGATGGATGTCACCTGCTTCCAGCCCTCGTTTGAGATCATCCAAAGAATCATTCGAGATGGCCGTTGTTAATTCGTAGTATTTGGTCATGAGCGAATCCGGAATCGACATCGTTTTGCCGAAAATTTCGTTAGGAAGTTCATCGATGCCAATGTAATTTCGCAAGCTTTTGCTCATCTTCTGAACACCGTCCAAGCCTTCGAGCAGCGGCATTAGAATCGCTACCTGTCCATCTTTCATCTCATAAGCACTTTGGAGCGTTCGGCCCATCAAAATGTTGAAAGTTTGATCAGTTCCTCCCAGCTCAATGTCACTTTCAAGAGAAACGGAGTCATATCCCTGCATTAAGGGATAGAAAAACTCATGAACGTGGATCGGCTGATTAGCTGCGTATCTTTTGGCAAAATCGTCCCGCTCCAGCATGCGCGCAACCGTTACTTTACCTGCCAGTTTCAGTACATCATCGAATTTAAGCGCTCCAAGCCAGGATGAATTGTAGTAGAAAGTGGTCTTGGTCAAATCTAATATTTTGGATAATTGCATCCGATACGTTTGCGCATTGTGCTTAACATCATCCTCTGACAGCTGTTTACGTGTCTCCGACTTTCCGGTTGGATCCCCAATGCGCCCTGTGAAATCTCCAATAATCAGTTGAACCTCATGTCCCAAATCTTGAAATTGACGCAGCTTCTGCAAAACAACGGTGTGACCAATGTGTATATCCGGTGCAGATGGATCTAAGCCGAGCTTCACTTTTAACGGCGTTCCTGTAACTACAGCGTGAATGATCTTTTGCTTGAGTGCTTCCTCAGGCACGATTTCGGCAGCACCCCGTCCAATGACAAGTAATTGACGCTCCACTTCCTGCTGTTGTATTTCAGTAAGCTGATCCCATGTCAACATTGTTTAATCCCTCCTTATCGTGATAAAACAAAAAAGACAACCATCGCGTCCACAAAGGGACGAGAAGGTTGTCTCGCGGTACCACCCTAATTAAAGAGAAGGATTCGCGCTCTCATTCGCAAATTTCTCTTTCACTTAGATTCATAACGACAAATGAATGCCGGGTAAAAGCTACTGATGCTCTTAATGAGCATGTTCCCTCAACCAACTCAGAACTGTAATTCGGAGCCATACTTGCATCGGTTTGCACCCTACACCGACTCTCTGCAGCAGCGGCATTACTCCTACTTCGGGCATAGCCCATGTTCGTCATCGCTTTAATTGTTATTTAGATTATTGACCATTTAATCATATAATCCTTTGCGATGTCAACACCAGTTAGCTCGCAGCTTGAGAAGCAAACCTTTCCTTCTCCCTGCGGAAGCGCAAACGAAGCAAACGCAGCCACTCATAGGCGCGGTCAAGTTCTTTGCCTTTGAGCTCCTCCGTGCCGATGATGCGCAGCAGCACCGGCTTCAGGTAGCGATCACCTTCCGACTCGAAGGCGTTCCAGGCTTTGATTTGTTCCTCTTCCGGGATCGAAGCCAGCTCCGCTTCTACAAGCGGATCCATATCGTATCCTTCTCGCTCCAAATCCTCCACCCAAAGCAGCAATTCCCTTCGCGGCATCGTTAGCACAGCTTGCAAATCCGCCAAGCTTCCGCCGCCAGCAACCACCTCAAGAAGTTTGCGTTTGCTAACCTCACGGTCAAGCTCTGTACGCAGCTTTTGCTCCTTTTGAGCGTGGAGCCAAGCCTCAAACTTTACGGTATCTACGCTTTTAGCCACCCAATCTAATGGAAAGCCATTCGAACGTGTATACTCAGCAGTGAGACCCAGCACATCTGCCGCGTACATGGTCGTCTTCTGCTCGCCGAAGCCAGGAATTTGCTGCAGCTCTTCCTTGCTCTGAGGCAGGAAGACGGAGATCATACGTAGTACACGGTTCGTAGCGAGAATATACGGTGCTTTCCCCTCACGGGCAGCTTGTTCGCGTCTCCAAGCACGGAGTGTTTCGTACACTTCTTCACTTGGATTTTCTTCGCAGTAGTAGGTCAGCATCTGTGTCATTCTAGCTTTGCCTGACAGTCCTTGCGCTGATTCCAAATCCGTACTAACAAGCGGACGGTAACCGGAACGAACTTTATCCCGCAGCCCCTGGCGGAAAGCACTCAGCATCTCATCCCAGCTCACC
It contains:
- the mqnC gene encoding cyclic dehypoxanthinyl futalosine synthase; this encodes MKPIDRILNKAQSGGRIDVEECITLFESDQIEKIGDTANQIMKKWHPDPITTFVIGRNINYTNICDVYCRFCAFYRPPGSSEGYVLPDETIFQKIQETLDVDGTEILMQGGTNPNLPFSYYTNILREIKKRFDITMHSFSPAEIMKMKDVSDGLSLEEVVRQLHEAGLDSLPGGGAEILDDRTRRKISKLKGSWRDWMDVMQTAHKIGMHTTGTMVIGFGESMEERALHMLRIRDAQDDVLFQKLNTPGFLAFIPWTFQPDNTNMKAEKVTPEEYLKTLAISRIMLDNIPNFQSSWVTMGPEVGKQTLSYGCNDFGSTMIEENVVSAAGTTHKVNVNSTLQIIREAGKIPAQRNTKYQTLRVFDDESLVIDKDFVMQN
- a CDS encoding trans-sulfuration enzyme family protein; translation: MSHPQDDKRKPHGKFATKLIHFGGEIDEATGASSVPLYQASTFHQADLEVSPEYDYTRSGNPTRQALEDYIALLEGGTRGFAFASGMAAISSAFMLLSQGDHVICTEDVYGGTYRLLTTIMNRMGVESTFVDMTDISQVRAALRSNTRAVFIETPSNPTLRITDIAEVATFAKEHDLLTMLDNTFMTPYHQRPIELGIDIVLHSATKFLGGHSDVLAGLAVVANDNLGRRMKQIQNGMGNVLGIQDSWLLIRGMKTLRARMEMSETSARRLANWLSEQPDIDVVYYPGLPNHPRREAHEKQSLGYGAVVSFDVGSGEKAKKLLSKVRIPLVAVSLGAVESILSYPAMMSHASMPKEVRLLRGITDGLVRYSVGLEDIEDIIEDLEQALRG
- a CDS encoding aminotransferase class I/II-fold pyridoxal phosphate-dependent enzyme — translated: MKIESRLAQIGSIQEPVTGAISFPVYQATAFRHPKLGQSTGFDYARTKSPTRKVLEDAIAQLESGDAGFACSSGMAALQTIFAYFSQGDHLIVSLDLYGGTYRLLEKIMSRFGVTATYVDTNDLDGLEAAYQPNTKGLVIETPTNPLMMITDLELVCTWARKKGIVSIVDNTLLTPYLQRPIELGADIVIHSATKYLGGHNDVLAGLIVTKGKELSEQMAFLHNSIGAVLGPQDSWLLMRGMKTLALRMERHEQNATAIAKFLLEHPLIGEVYYPALETHPGYEIQNKQSSGNTGIFSFKVTDARLIEPILRHIQLIAFAESLGGVESLMTYPAVQTHADIPLEIRQQIGVDDRLLRFSVGIEHIDDLIADLSNALSKAQAELEGDSL
- the metA gene encoding homoserine O-acetyltransferase MetA → MPIKIPDNLPAKEILNQENIFTMDESVAYHQDIRPLRIALLNLMPTKETTETQLLRLIGNTPLQVEFVLLHPKTHTSKNTSVEHLEMFYKTFDDIKDEKLDGMIITGAPVEQMEFEDVNYWEELTQILNWSKHNVTSTLHICWAAQAGLYHHFGVRKFALDTKMFGVFPHTVQVPNTKLLRGFDEVFYVPQSRHTDIRREDIEQCPDLEILSESEESGVYIAATRDGKHIFVTGHSEYDACSLKWEYDRDVSKGLSIDIPKNYYPNNDPSRQPYNTWRAHANLLFSNWLNYYVYQETPFELNTNINESLASSQL
- the corA gene encoding magnesium/cobalt transporter CorA, giving the protein MKTRWVQNGIFTLVDDVTVALTPPERGFYWIDAGVEDLEILQPLFHLHDLAVEDCLSEEEQRPKIEFYDSHYFIVINSIRFDDEEIFLRALNLFLSKHVIITVTRQKINELRALKPFLWEEEVNSADRFLYHLVDLVVDNYVAVGDRIEAKIEKLEEDILVATKKSHLNEIIGLRSEILWLKKVLVPQRDVIGTLGKKELRLIDHQLQKYFGDIYENAVKIVDTFDTLRDLMGNLREAYQSSVANRANEIMRVFTATSTIFMPLTFITGVFGMNFDNILGLHVAHGDEIVLAFMGALGIGMYVLFRKKEWL
- the tyrS gene encoding tyrosine--tRNA ligase — its product is MLTWDQLTEIQQQEVERQLLVIGRGAAEIVPEEALKQKIIHAVVTGTPLKVKLGLDPSAPDIHIGHTVVLQKLRQFQDLGHEVQLIIGDFTGRIGDPTGKSETRKQLSEDDVKHNAQTYRMQLSKILDLTKTTFYYNSSWLGALKFDDVLKLAGKVTVARMLERDDFAKRYAANQPIHVHEFFYPLMQGYDSVSLESDIELGGTDQTFNILMGRTLQSAYEMKDGQVAILMPLLEGLDGVQKMSKSLRNYIGIDELPNEIFGKTMSIPDSLMTKYYELTTAISNDSLDDLKRGLEAGDIHPRDAKMKLAKEYVQMYHGAQAAEEAEQHFITVFQKRALPEDIEEMTLNISQLEEGKITIIKLLVLLELQASNGEARRSVEQGAVKINEKKITHIHEQITPQDGDIIQVGKRKFVKIKLI
- a CDS encoding HRDC domain-containing protein, with translation MNIVFLNTLEKEAGDHRVTSAQVSIGEEQGIWNVYWNEPDSAGKIQQDQWYQGVSWDEMLSAFRQGLRDKVRSGYRPLVSTDLESAQGLSGKARMTQMLTYYCEENPSEEVYETLRAWRREQAAREGKAPYILATNRVLRMISVFLPQSKEELQQIPGFGEQKTTMYAADVLGLTAEYTRSNGFPLDWVAKSVDTVKFEAWLHAQKEQKLRTELDREVSKRKLLEVVAGGGSLADLQAVLTMPRRELLLWVEDLEREGYDMDPLVEAELASIPEEEQIKAWNAFESEGDRYLKPVLLRIIGTEELKGKELDRAYEWLRLLRLRFRREKERFASQAAS